The DNA segment CTCCGAGGTGATGTTCTTCGCGGCCTTCTTCGGCGCCCTCTTCTATGTGCGCCACTTCGCCGGCCCCTGGCTCGGCGGCGAGGGTGACAAGGGCGTCGCCAACATGCTCTGGCCTGGCTTCGAGTACACCTGGCCGCTGCTGAACAACCCAGACTCCAAGCTGTTCCCGCCGCCCAAGGCGATCATCGATCCCTGGCACCTGCCCCTGATCAACACCATCCTGCTGGTGACGTCCAGCTTCACCGTGACCTTCGCCCACCATGCCCTGCGCAAGAACAAGCGCGGCCCGCTCAAGGCGTGGCTGGCGCTGACCATCCTGCTGGGTGCGACCTTCCTGGGTTTCCAGGCCGAGGAGTACATCCACGCCTATAAGGAACTCGGGCTGACGCTCGGCTCGGGCATCTACGGCGCCACCTTCTTCATGCTCACCGGCTTTCACGGGGCCCACGTGACCCTGGGGGCGCTGATCCTGACGGTGATGCTGGTGCGCATCCTGCGTGGCCACTTCGACAGCGAGCATCACTTCGGCTTCGAGGCGGCGGCTTGGTACTGGCACTTCGTGGACGTGGTCTGGATTGGCCTGTTCACCTTCGTCTACGTGCTGTGAGGGTGGTGGCCGAAACAGGCTCTGGAAGCGGGGGCTTCCGGGTTAC comes from the Pseudomonas sp. TCU-HL1 genome and includes:
- a CDS encoding cytochrome c oxidase subunit 3, translating into MASHEQYYVPAQSKWPIIATLGLLTTVYGVGTWFNDLKAARPESNGPIIFFVGGLILAYMLFGWFGNVIRESRGGLYSPQMDRSFRWGMSWFIFSEVMFFAAFFGALFYVRHFAGPWLGGEGDKGVANMLWPGFEYTWPLLNNPDSKLFPPPKAIIDPWHLPLINTILLVTSSFTVTFAHHALRKNKRGPLKAWLALTILLGATFLGFQAEEYIHAYKELGLTLGSGIYGATFFMLTGFHGAHVTLGALILTVMLVRILRGHFDSEHHFGFEAAAWYWHFVDVVWIGLFTFVYVL